From a region of the Tissierellales bacterium genome:
- a CDS encoding HAMP domain-containing sensor histidine kinase, protein MFRNPEFKAITRKLFLLQLVFSIIMMIFISYYVIEINNNIIKQNTALVGKIMSIDPSLGKELVPIITKEATSSEIQEGKKLLEGYGYTGNLKIAYQPLLKELFSNMKILTFSLVLLFFIPIFIITKGEYNSLYSKVKELSLAADKVIEGDFSYEFKDGGEGDFNILSHQFNQMANRLENSLESLKKEKIFLQNIISDISHQLKTPLSSLIMFNELILEDENMDENTKIDFLERSQIQLKRMEWLIINLLKAARIESGAIQFEEEKVYLYEPVDIAISSLDMKIKEKNIKIEVLGEKENSYFYGDKEWTGEALINIIKNCIEHSDTNGSIEIILEETPVFSRIIVKDYGEGIDRKDLPHIFKRFYKGKSEVKVESIGIGLNLAKLIVESQGGIISVESKKGMETQFTITFLNILDIGTKGRI, encoded by the coding sequence GTGTTTAGAAATCCAGAGTTTAAAGCTATTACAAGGAAGTTATTTTTACTCCAATTAGTATTTAGTATAATAATGATGATATTTATTAGTTATTATGTTATAGAAATAAATAATAATATTATAAAACAAAATACTGCATTAGTAGGGAAAATAATGTCCATAGATCCATCCCTAGGTAAAGAGTTAGTACCTATTATTACAAAAGAAGCTACCAGTAGTGAAATACAAGAAGGGAAAAAATTATTAGAAGGATATGGATATACTGGGAATTTAAAAATTGCCTATCAGCCTCTTTTAAAAGAGCTATTTTCTAATATGAAAATATTAACTTTCAGTTTAGTCCTATTATTTTTTATTCCAATTTTTATAATAACTAAAGGTGAATATAATAGTCTATACAGTAAAGTAAAGGAACTTTCTTTAGCCGCAGATAAAGTAATAGAAGGGGATTTTTCCTATGAATTCAAAGATGGAGGAGAAGGAGATTTTAATATTTTATCTCATCAATTTAACCAAATGGCCAACAGATTGGAAAATAGTTTGGAAAGTTTAAAAAAGGAAAAAATATTTTTACAAAATATAATATCCGATATATCTCATCAATTAAAAACTCCCTTATCTTCCCTTATTATGTTTAATGAATTAATCCTTGAAGATGAAAATATGGATGAAAATACAAAAATTGATTTCCTTGAAAGAAGTCAAATTCAATTAAAAAGAATGGAATGGTTAATAATTAATTTATTAAAGGCAGCTAGAATAGAATCGGGAGCTATACAATTTGAAGAAGAAAAAGTTTATTTATATGAACCAGTAGATATAGCTATTTCTTCATTAGATATGAAGATAAAAGAAAAGAATATAAAAATTGAAGTCTTAGGGGAGAAAGAGAATTCTTACTTTTACGGAGATAAGGAATGGACTGGAGAGGCATTAATTAATATTATTAAAAATTGTATTGAACACAGTGATACTAATGGAAGTATTGAAATAATTTTAGAAGAAACCCCAGTGTTTAGCCGTATAATCGTAAAAGACTATGGTGAAGGAATAGATAGAAAAGATTTACCTCATATATTTAAAAGATTTTATAAGGGAAAAAGTGAAGTTAAAGTTGAAAGTATAGGTATAGGATTGAATTTAGCAAAATTAATAGTGGAATCTCAAGGTGGTATTATTTCCGTAGAAAGTAAAAAAGGTATGGAAACACAGTTCACTATTACTTTTTTAAATATTTTAGATATAGGTACTAAGGGTAGAATTTAA